GCATCTTGTGTTGATGGTTTGGCCGCTTACTCAATTTATAGCTCAATCGATGCCTGGTTCTCCATACAGGCTTTTTTATCTTTCGGGTTCCTACGTCGGATTGTCATTGGTTGGCGTAGGGTGGTTTATCTTTGTTGTCTTTATGACGGGACAAGCCCAATTGATACGTACAAGGCGGCTTATTCTGCTGTCGATCCCGGCGCTGATCTCCGTCGCGTGTGTCATCGTAAATCCGAATGAGCTGTTTCTCTCTATTAACGAACAGTTGGCAACCAAGCAGCTTCAAAGCGGACCCTTATACTGGTATATGATCGTTCAGCTGTTCTCGTATATTCTCGTTTCGCTCGTGGTTATGGGGTATACGATCCGCCGCGGCGTGTCCGTCCGGCAGCAAATGCTTGTCCGGACAGCCATGAACGGAGTATTTGTGCTAGTCCTGTTTGGATTAGGCGATTTTCTCGTCAATATTATCTTTATCAAATATATTTCCTCCTACTTCTCTATCTTCTCGGTAGGGATTACTTTATCCGCCGTGTATCTAGTGCACGCGATCACCAGACACCGGGTATTCGACATCATTCAAATCGTACAGCGCGATGTGATGAACACGATCTCGACTGGTATTATCGTGCTGGATGAAAGCGGGGTTGTTCTTGAATTCAACAAGGCGATGAAGCCGATCCTGAAGCTGAAGATTGGCGAGCGGTTTTCTCCGGAAGCGCTAGAGGTTCATCTTCCTAAGCCGATCCGGAAGGAATTTAATCAGTTCCTGGACGAACAGAAACTGCGGCCGATGGATCGTCAGGAGCTTGAGATTTCGCTGCATAACAACAACGGCCATTACCGTCACATCGTTGTGCAGTCCGCCCCTATTCTGAGCCAGAAGAAGAAGGAGCTGCTCGGACGGCTTTTGACCTTCCACGATGTAACGGAGCTGCGTCTGCTGGTGGATGAGACAAATACGCAAAACGAGCTGCTTCAGGACAGGAACCGCGAGCTGTTGGTCATGCAGGACGAGCTGTTCCAAGCCAACAAGAAGCTGGAGCATATGGCGATTACGGATGGATTAACCGGCTGCTATAACCGGAGGTATTTGCTGCAGCAGCTGGAGCATGAGATAGCGGTAAACGTGCAATTCGGCATTCCTTTTTCGATCTTCCTCTTTGATATCGATTTATTCAAGGCAATTAACGATCAATATGGTCATCTTGTAGGAGACGAAGTGATCTGTTCGACGGTCGAGGCCGTAAAAAACACGCTGCGTTCGGCAGATATACTCGCTAGGTACGGCGGTGAAGAATTTACGGTCTATCTGCCTCATACAACCCGGGACCAAGCGGATATTATTGCCGATATGGTCAAGGAATCGGTAGAGCAGAATGTCGTCAGAACCGGCATTGGCAGTCAGTCGGTTAGAGTAACGATCAGCATGGGAGTTGTTTCGGTAGAGCAGTTCGACGAGCGGGCTCTGGACGATCCGAAGGCTTTTCTGAGAGAATTGCTCGCCCAGGCTGACGCGGCATTATACGAAGCGAAATACAACGGTCGCAACCGTATCGTCAAGCGTAAGCTGGCTTGATGACAGACTCGGCAAACTAAGGGATAACAGACCTGGTATGCCGAGTTTTTTTGTTAAGATTTTATGAATAAATGATAGATATCCTTCCTTGATAGTCAGCCCCTCATATATTTGATAAAATAGCTTCGTACTGTTGATTGAGTATGGATCGAAAGAGGTATGAGCGATGAGAAAAGTGCAAATTGGATCGGTCAAACCTGGGGACAAGCTTGCAAAACCGATATTTCAAGATAATGGACGGGTTCTGCTTGGCGAAGGCGTAGAGCTGAATGATCGTTATATAAATCGGCTTCAAAATTTAGGCGTTGATATTGTTTATATCGAGGACGGCATGACAGAGGACCTTATTCCCGAGGATACGCTTAGAGACGAGACTCGCCGGCAGGCGGTAGAAGCGATCTACAAGACGATGAATTCCTTTAAGGACCAGTCGGTGGTTATGAAGGGCCGGGCGATTGCTCCGGATCTGGGGCGGACCTTTCGTAATGTGTTTGGCCAGATTATGACGGATTTGACGACCAGGCCAAATATGATGGTCAATCTGACGAATATTCATGTTGCAGACGCTTACTTGTTCCATCATTCGGTGAATGTCGCGATGCTTGCAGGGGTAATGGGAATTGCGAAGGGTTATAACCGCAACCAGCTGGAGGAGCTTGGCATCGGCGCGCTTTTGTTTGATATCGGAATGACCAAGATCCCGCAAAAGCTGATTGAGAAGGTAGGACCTCTGACAGCCGAAGAACGGGTAGTTATGGAGAGCCATACCAAGGAAGGCTTTGATATTTTGCGCAAATATCATGATATCTCAATCGTGTCGGCGCATTGCGCGCTCCAGCATCATGAACGTTATGACGGCTCTGGTTATCCTCGCCGCCTGAAACGGGACGAGATTCATATGTATGCCCAGATCGTAGGGATTGCGGATGTCTATGATGCCCTTACCTCTCCACGGCCGCACCGCAAACGGTATTCGCCATCCGAGGCAATCGAGTTTCTGTTTGCCGCAGGCAATACCTATTTTGATTTTGACCTGATTAAGCTGTTCTGCAAGCATATTTCGATATATCCGGTTTCAACGACCGTATTGCTCAGCTCCGGCCAGGTCGGGGTAGTATCTCTTAACAGTGAGCTTGCTCTGCATCGGCCAAGAGTTCGGATTATCCGGGAAGCGGACGGCAAGGAACCGGCTTCTCCGTATGATTTGGAGCTGAAGGATGAGCTGCATCTGACCATCATCAAAGAATTGTAATTTTGGACGAACGGGCATAGGATTCCATCCATACCAAGCTATCACTCTCTGAATATCCTAATAAAGAATTAGGAGGGAGGGTGACAGAATGGCTGCCAGAATAAGACCGACTTTAAAAAGTCCTTCCAAAGGCAAGGGGAAAGTGATTAAAAGAACGGCTCAATTAGCACCTCAGCAATCAGGCCCGATTTTTAGCAGATTGACAATCGTTTGGGTAAACGAGGAAGGTATCCCGTTTAACACAACCGGCTTTTTTGCTAGATTATCCAGAGGGAACACGGTTGTTTCCACCGCGAATTTTGACCGATTTGGCGTAGTTCGCTTCAATAATATTACAACTCTTACGACAGCAACGTTTACGCTTAGGATCTTCCGAAGCGCAGACGGTGCCTTATTCCGTACAAGAACGATTCCATCCGGCGTAGAGACATTTGCTGTTATTGGTTAATTCAACAAACTAGATTCAAAGTGGCTGTGCTAGTTAAAACGCGCACAGCCACTTTTTTTATTCTTACTAGGTTAATGACGGTCGGAAGAACATTCAAATGCGTAGTTTGCTCATTAACCTGACATCCTATGGGACAAGTTTCGTGTCTGATTGCTATATTCTGCGCAGGCCGGTCTTTGAATATCTTGTTTATTAAGGTAAAATAATCGTAATTAGCGAGTTCGGGGGGAGGAACAAGCTACATATGACGGGACATGCACAGCACTTAAAGCTGCCTAAGCTGGAGCTGCTTCGCAGGATTTTGTTTATCACGCTGGGAGCCGCTCTGGTTTCAGTAGGATTGGAGATTTTTTTGGTCCCCAATCACATTATTGACGGCGGGATCGTCGGGATATCGATTATCGTATCCCATCTGACAGGACTGCCTCTCGGTATTTTCCTATTCCTTCTTAACCTGCCGTTTCTGGTGCTTGGCTACAAGCAGATCGGCAAAACGTTCGCGATGTCGACCCTGTACGGGGTAAGCGTAATGTCGCTTGGCACTTTCCTGCTTCATCCGGTTCCTCCATTGACAGAGGAATATTTTCTAGCCTCGATATTTGGCGGCGTGATTCTGGGGATTGGTGTCGGTATCGTGATCAGGTTTGGCGGATCTTTGGATGGCACGGAGATTATCGCTATTTTGTTTAACAAGCGTCTGCCTTTTTCGGTTGGCGAGATTGTGATGTTTTTTAATTTGTTTATTCTCGGAAGCGCAGGCTTTGTGTTTGGCTGGGACCGGGCGATGTATTCGCTCGTCGCATACTACATTGCCTACAAGATGATTGATATTACGATGGAAGGCTTCGAAGAATCCAAAGCGGTCTGGATCATCAGCGACGAGGCTAAAGAGATTGGCTCGGCCATTATGGACCGGCTTGGGCGCGGCGTGACGTA
This region of Paenibacillus sp. JDR-2 genomic DNA includes:
- a CDS encoding diguanylate cyclase — protein: MMWLDFSMFLVLLGLFFYVFAVGTITVLHKIYFALHLVLMVWPLTQFIAQSMPGSPYRLFYLSGSYVGLSLVGVGWFIFVVFMTGQAQLIRTRRLILLSIPALISVACVIVNPNELFLSINEQLATKQLQSGPLYWYMIVQLFSYILVSLVVMGYTIRRGVSVRQQMLVRTAMNGVFVLVLFGLGDFLVNIIFIKYISSYFSIFSVGITLSAVYLVHAITRHRVFDIIQIVQRDVMNTISTGIIVLDESGVVLEFNKAMKPILKLKIGERFSPEALEVHLPKPIRKEFNQFLDEQKLRPMDRQELEISLHNNNGHYRHIVVQSAPILSQKKKELLGRLLTFHDVTELRLLVDETNTQNELLQDRNRELLVMQDELFQANKKLEHMAITDGLTGCYNRRYLLQQLEHEIAVNVQFGIPFSIFLFDIDLFKAINDQYGHLVGDEVICSTVEAVKNTLRSADILARYGGEEFTVYLPHTTRDQADIIADMVKESVEQNVVRTGIGSQSVRVTISMGVVSVEQFDERALDDPKAFLRELLAQADAALYEAKYNGRNRIVKRKLA
- a CDS encoding HD-GYP domain-containing protein, with product MRKVQIGSVKPGDKLAKPIFQDNGRVLLGEGVELNDRYINRLQNLGVDIVYIEDGMTEDLIPEDTLRDETRRQAVEAIYKTMNSFKDQSVVMKGRAIAPDLGRTFRNVFGQIMTDLTTRPNMMVNLTNIHVADAYLFHHSVNVAMLAGVMGIAKGYNRNQLEELGIGALLFDIGMTKIPQKLIEKVGPLTAEERVVMESHTKEGFDILRKYHDISIVSAHCALQHHERYDGSGYPRRLKRDEIHMYAQIVGIADVYDALTSPRPHRKRYSPSEAIEFLFAAGNTYFDFDLIKLFCKHISIYPVSTTVLLSSGQVGVVSLNSELALHRPRVRIIREADGKEPASPYDLELKDELHLTIIKEL
- a CDS encoding YitT family protein, with the protein product MTGHAQHLKLPKLELLRRILFITLGAALVSVGLEIFLVPNHIIDGGIVGISIIVSHLTGLPLGIFLFLLNLPFLVLGYKQIGKTFAMSTLYGVSVMSLGTFLLHPVPPLTEEYFLASIFGGVILGIGVGIVIRFGGSLDGTEIIAILFNKRLPFSVGEIVMFFNLFILGSAGFVFGWDRAMYSLVAYYIAYKMIDITMEGFEESKAVWIISDEAKEIGSAIMDRLGRGVTYMHGEGGFSGGQKRIIFCVITRLEEAKMKSIVNDIDPSAFLAVGNIHDVKGGRFKKRDIH